The Geomonas ferrireducens DNA segment CGTTTTCCGGTATAATTCAACGACGATACATCATACCCTAGCTCTGTATGAGCAACCAACAAAAACTTTTCACTCAGTGCTTAGTATGGTATTGGTGTGGCAAACCAAACACAAAGGAGCAACATAATGACTGAAGAAAAAAATCCCGTGGTCATCATGGAAACCTCGATGGGTACCGTTAAGATCGAACTCTTCAAAGATAAGGCCCCCATCTCCGTCCGCAACTTCCTCTCCTATGTCAAGGACGCATACTACGACGGCACCGTCTTCCACCGCGTCATCAAGAACTTCATGGTGCAGGGTGGCGGCCTGGACGAGAACATGCAGCCGAAGAAGACCAAGTTCGCTATCAAGAACGAGGCGACCAATGGCCTTAAGAACGTGCGCGGCACCCTCGCCATGGCCCGTACCGCGGTCGTCGACTCCGCTACTTCGCAGTTCTTCGTCAACGTAGTGGACAACGCCTTCCTGGACCACACCGGCAAGACCCCGGACCGTTTCGGCTACGCCGTCTTCGGGCAGGTGATCGAAGGGATGGAAGTTATGGACGCGATCCGGGACGTGAAGACCACCACCAAGGCCGGTCATCAGGACGTTCCGGTAGAACCGGTCGTCATCAATTCGATTCGTTTGGCCGAGTAGAAATGATAGAGAAGCCGCCCCTTCCGGGGCGGCCGTTTTTGATGAGCGGTTGGCGTATGCGTCAGCCGCTCATTTCGTTTGGAGGGAAAGGCGGGACGTGATGTCGGAGATGGCGGCGCCGCTTGCATTGCGGGCCGAGAATGCGTCGAGGGTGAAGGACTCCGCCGTAGGGGCGGCCACAGCTGCCGTCGTGCAGGTGAAGGCGACCAGGGGGCCGACGGTCATACCGACCGGATTGGCGATGTTGACGGCGAGTACGGGTCCGGAGGCCGTCGAGGAGGGGGTCACCACGGCGGCGCCGACATAGCTTCCTCCGATGGCCGGTGCCACGACCCCGTCAGCGACGGCACCGTCGGCATCGGTCGGCACGGAGACTCCGGCGGGAAGGCGCAAGGTGAACTGGGCGGCGTAGAGGATGGCGTCGGCAACCGGCCCCTGCGTGGTGACGAGGACGCGCACCGTTCCGTTCGCCGGTTCCGGGATGTGCACGTTGCCGTCAGTGCCGGAAATTTGATCCGACCCGGAGCCACCGCAGGCTGCGAGTAACAGGCACATCAGCATCACCGCAAGCAATTTCATAATTCCTCCCTCAAAGCCTTTTCAGTTCAGCTCTTTGCGCTCAAGGTGCAATGCCCCCTCACTGTTTCGCATCGAGAAAAGATTGTAACGGATGTTCTATTGGTATCAACTAATGTTTGAGTGGTAGGGGAGCCGGCCGCAGTACCCCGGTAAAATGTGTTGAAATTTGCTGTACTTAATCGTTGACAAAGGAAAATGGCGCCTATACAATCTCTCCGCTTTGCCTATACACTAGCTGCACACTTTTTCTGGGGGTCTCACCTTATGGAAATGAAGGACTTCATCTTTACCTCTGAATCTGTCTCTGAAGGGCATCCGGACAAGGTTGCCGACCAGATATCCGACGCCATCCTCGACGCCATCCTGGCTCAGGACCCCAAGTCGCGTGTGGCCTGCGAAACGCTTGTCACCACCGGCATGGCGGTGATCGCAGGCGAGATCACCACCAACGCGGTCATCGACTATCCGAAGATCGTGCGTGAAACGATCCGTGAGATCGGCTACCACGATTCCGCCATGGGCTTTGACTGGGAAACCTGTGCGGTGCTGACCTCTATAGATAAGCAGTCCCCGGACATCGCCCAGGGCGTCACCGAAGGCGAGGGGATGTTCAAGGAGCAGGGCGCGGGCGACCAGGGGCTCATGTTCGGCTTTGCCTGCAACGAGACCCCGGAACTGATGCCGATGTCGATCCTGCTGGCTCACAAACTGGTGTCGAGGCTTGCCGACGTCAGGAAGACCGGCGTGCTCGACTTCCTTCGTCCGGACTCCAAGTCCCAGGTTTCCATCCAGTACATCGACGACAAGCCGGTGCACGTGGACACCGTCGTCATCTCGTCGCAGCACACCCCCGAGGTGTCCTACGAGATGATCAAGGAAGGGATCATCGAGGAAGTCGTCAAGAAGATCATTCCGGCCAACCTGATGGATGCGAACACCAAGTTCCTCATCAACCCGACCGGCCGTTTCGTCATCGGCGGCCCGATGGGCGACTGCGGTCTCACCGGCCGCAAGATCATCGTCGACAGCTACGGCGGGCACGGCGCCCACGGTGGCGGTGCATTCTCCGGCAAGGACCCCTCCAAGGTGGACCGTTCCGCGGCGTACATGGGGCGCTACGTGGCGAAGAACCTCGTCGCCTCCGGCGTCTGCGAGCGTTGCGAAGTGCAGGTGGCCTACGCCATCGGCGTTGCCGAGCCAGTCTCCGTCATGGTTGACTGCAACGGCACCGGCAAGATCCCGAGCAAGCGCATCTCCGAGATCGTGCGCGAGGTGTTCGACCTGCGTCCGCGCGCCATCATCGAGCAGCTCGACCTGCTGCGTCCGATCTATAAGAAGACCGCAGCCTACGGCCACTTCGGCCGCGAGCTCCCCGAGTTCACCTGGGAGCGCACCGACAAGGCCGCGATCATCAGGGAGAAGGCGGGGCTCTAACACCCGTTCAACGTTCAACGTTCCACGTTAAAACAAAAGGCCTTCCGGTATTTCGGAGGGCCTTTTGTTTTGCCAATGTGGCAGTAGCGATATCGTTGCGGTATGTCGGACAAGCTCGGCGAACGTTGAACGCTGAACGTTGAACCGCCGTTAAGGTTTTTTGCTGAACCTGTACCCCACGCCGCGCACGGTCTGGAAGAAAACCGGGCGGGAGGGCTCGGGCTCGAAGTACTTCCTGAGCCGCACGATGAAGTTGTCCAGCGTGCGTGTCTCGGCATCGGTGGCGTAACCCCAGACGCTCTCCAGGATCTCCCCACGCGGGATGGCCTCTCCTTCGCGATGGAAGAAAAGCGACAGCATGCGCACCTCGAGATCGGTCAGGTCGATCTCACCCTGCCGCGTCCTTGCCCGGTAGGAGAGCAAAAAGACCTCGTTGTCGCCGAAACTATACCCTTCCTCGACCGGTTCGGGGCGGTACCACGCGCTGCGACGGAGCATGCCGGATACCCTGAGCAGAAACTCCTTCAGGTTGAACGGCTTGATCAGATAATCGTCCGCCCCGGCGGCAAGCCCCGAGATGCGGTCGCTCTCGGCGGAACGTGCCGTCAGCATCAGAACCGGGACGCGCGAATCGAGCCCCCGTATCTTCTCGCAGACCTCGAACCCTCCGATCCCGGGGAGCATGACGTCCAGGATGATCAGGTCGAACTTCTCCATCCGTACCTTCTCCAGTGCCTCCTCGCCGCTCTCCACGTGGCTCACCAGGTACCCTTCCTGTTCAAGGTTGAAGGTGATGCCGCGCGCCAGGTGCATCTCGTCCTCGACTAGCAGTATGTGCGGTTTTTCGCCGGACATCCTATCCTCGCTGCTGCCTGCCCTGAAGCGGCAGGGTGATGTGGAAGGTGCAGCCTTTGCCGGGCCCGGGGCTCTCGACCGAGATCTTGCCGCCGTGTGCGTTCACCACGCTTCTCACGATGTAGAGCCCGAGACCGGTTCCCCTGATGTTCTCCCCCGGCGTGCGCACCCGGTAGAACATCTCGAATATCTTCTCCAGTTCGTCGTTTCCTAGCCCCTTGCCGTTGTCCTGGAAGTCGAGCACGCACTGCCTGCCGCTTGCGCTGCGCTTCAACGACACGCGGATTTCCGGCGATACCGGTGAGTAAAGGAGGGCGTTCTCGAAGAGGTTTCTGAGCGCCATCTCCATCCCTTCCGCGTCGATGGTCGCTGTGATGTTCGGCTCGATCTCCACCGTCAGCTTGCCCCCCTCCGGGAGGTCGCCGTTTTTGCTTTCGAGATAGCTGGTGACGAACCCTGAGAAGTCGATCTGCTTCGCCTTTTCGCCCAACTGACGGAACTCGATCCTCGTCGCCATGAGGAGGTTGCTGATCAGGATGTTCAGACGTTCGGTATCGGAGAGCATGGTGTCGAGGAAGCCGTCGAGCTTCTCCTTGGGGAGCTCCCTCATCTTCACCGTTTCAAGGTGCAACTGGATCGAGGCGAGCGGGGACTTAAGCTCGTGGGTCAACTGGGATATGTAGCTGCGCTGCTGCAGATAGAGGTTCGCCTGCCGCCGCCAATAGAGGAAGATGACATAGACCCCGGCCAGGATGGCAACCGCCATCAGCAGCCCCTCGACCAGAACGATCCACTCAACCCCGTGAGTTACCAGTTCGGGCTTGTAGCGCAGGGCGAGGGCTTTGAACTCCTTGTTCCTTCCGATGAACCAGTAGACCCAGGAGACGACCATCACCACCCAAATCAGCTGGATCCCTATCAGTGCAATCAACGGGTTGGAGAGTTTCCGGTTCATTTTCATGCCACACACGTAGCATCGCTGCCTCGTTTTTGCAAGGGGTATCTGAGAGTACTGGGGGCGTTTGTTTTTACACTAGTATTACAAAAGCCGTCGACGTTCTCTGATAATGTGTTTACGTCGCAGTCTGATACTCAGGAGGAGTTATGTTCAAGCCGTTGCGCATTGGTAAACACGAGGCACGATACCCGCTTATCCAGGGCGGCATGGGAGTAAGAATTTCAGCGGGCTCGCTGGCTGGTCACGTCGCTAAGTGCGGTGGTGTGGGCCTGGTGGCTTCCCCCGGGATAACCCTGAACAGCGAGTTTTTCGACGGCAAAAACTACCTCAAGAGCAACGCGCAGGCGCTGAAGGACGAGATCCGCAAGGCCTACGAGATCGCCCCGGACGGCATCATCGGCGTCAACGTGATGGTCGCCCTCACCGATTACGAGGAACTCGTGGTGGCTTCGGTCGAGGCGGGGGCGAAGGTGCTTGTCTGCGGCGCCGGCCTTCCCTTGACCCTCCCCGGGCTCACCGCGCACGCGCCCGACGTCGCCCTCATCCCCATCGTATCCTCGGTGCGTGCAGCGCAACTGATCGCCAAAAAATGGGATAAGTCCTACAACCGTCTTCCCGATGCCGTCGTGGTCGAGGACCCGGATACCGCCGGGGGGCACCTGGGCGAGAAGATGGAGAACATCGGCACCGGTGAGTACGACCAGTACGAGACCGTGCGCGGCGTGAAGGAATTCTTCCGTTCCGAGTACGGGCTTGATATTCCGATCATCGCGGCCGGTGGCATATGGGACCGCGCCGACGTCGAGCACGCCCTGGCTGAAGGGGCCGACGGCGTTCAGATGGCGAGCCGCTTCGTGACCACCGTCGAGTGCGACGCCGAGGATGCCTTCAAGCAGGCCTACCTCGATTGCAAGAAGGAAGACATCGGCCTCATCATGAGCCCGGCCGGTCTTCCGGGGCGCGCCATTCTCAGTAACCAGCAGGGGATCTTCGACTACGACCGCGACCACTCCTCGGTCTGCTCGTACGGCTGTCTCAAGAAATGCTCCTACAGGGAGAGCGGCGAGCGCTTCTGCATCGTGAAATCCCTTGATCGCGCCCAGCGCGGCGAGGTCGACTCCGGTCTCATCTTCTGCGGCACCAACGCCTGGAAGGCGAATCGCATGGAGACGGTACAGGAGATCTTCGACGAGATTTTCGGCGCGCAAGGTGCCGTCGCCGAGGACAAGGCAGCCTGATCCAGTAAATACGCACCAAACGCAGGAGCGCACCTTGCGCCGGGCACCTTTAAAGGCCGGCGAGGCGCCGCTTCTGCGCAGGAATCACCAGATCCCCCAGTGGCTTCGTGCCGCTGGGGGATTTTTGGTTTTTCCCGACCCCTCTCCCATCGTGCCTTCGCCCACCGTAGGGCTTCGGTCCGCAGGTGGGAGAGGATGGCCGAAGGCCGGGTGAGGGCGTTGCCACGAAGTGAGGGAATTGCATCTGCCGAGGCCCTCACCCCGGCCCTCTCCCGGAGGGAGAGGGAGGATGGAGGGAATATGCTGCGGCAGGCTATGCATAAGGAGGAAATAATATGCCTTCCGTCTTGTCGGCGGCGGCGTACTGTGCTATATCAAGAAAACTTGATTTATAAGAATAGCGAGAGTTGATATAGACATGTTGGAACTTTTCAAGGCACTGGCGGACCCTTGCCGCCTACGGCTGGTCGGCGTGCTCCTGAACGCGGAGCTCACCGTTCAGGAGCTCACCCAGATCATGGGGATGGGACAGTCGCGCATCTCGCGGCACCTGAAGATCCTGGCCGAGGCCGGTGTCCTTGCGGTGAAGCGCCAGGGAACCTGGAGCTACTACCGCGCCGGTGACGCCAACCCGTTTTTCTGCGCCATCAGGCCCGAGTTCGAACGCGAACTTGAGCAGCTTCCCGAGCGCCGTGAGGATCTGGCCGCCGTGGCGCAGGCCCTGGAGGCGCGCCGCAAACGAAGCCAGGAGTTCTTCGACCGGCACGCGGCCCAGTGGGACCTGCTCTCGCGCACGCTCCTGCCGGTGCCCGAATACCAGGAAAGCCTCCTGGACAAGGTGCCTGAGGCGGCGGTGCTTTTGGAGATAGGTGTCGGCACCGGAGCGCTCCTCGCGGAGCTCGCGCGTCGGGCGGGGCGGGTGATAGGTGTCGACCACTCTCCCGCGATGCTGGAAGAAGCGCGTCGCAGG contains these protein-coding regions:
- a CDS encoding peptidylprolyl isomerase, with protein sequence MTEEKNPVVIMETSMGTVKIELFKDKAPISVRNFLSYVKDAYYDGTVFHRVIKNFMVQGGGLDENMQPKKTKFAIKNEATNGLKNVRGTLAMARTAVVDSATSQFFVNVVDNAFLDHTGKTPDRFGYAVFGQVIEGMEVMDAIRDVKTTTKAGHQDVPVEPVVINSIRLAE
- the metK gene encoding methionine adenosyltransferase; the protein is MEMKDFIFTSESVSEGHPDKVADQISDAILDAILAQDPKSRVACETLVTTGMAVIAGEITTNAVIDYPKIVRETIREIGYHDSAMGFDWETCAVLTSIDKQSPDIAQGVTEGEGMFKEQGAGDQGLMFGFACNETPELMPMSILLAHKLVSRLADVRKTGVLDFLRPDSKSQVSIQYIDDKPVHVDTVVISSQHTPEVSYEMIKEGIIEEVVKKIIPANLMDANTKFLINPTGRFVIGGPMGDCGLTGRKIIVDSYGGHGAHGGGAFSGKDPSKVDRSAAYMGRYVAKNLVASGVCERCEVQVAYAIGVAEPVSVMVDCNGTGKIPSKRISEIVREVFDLRPRAIIEQLDLLRPIYKKTAAYGHFGRELPEFTWERTDKAAIIREKAGL
- a CDS encoding response regulator transcription factor; this translates as MSGEKPHILLVEDEMHLARGITFNLEQEGYLVSHVESGEEALEKVRMEKFDLIILDVMLPGIGGFEVCEKIRGLDSRVPVLMLTARSAESDRISGLAAGADDYLIKPFNLKEFLLRVSGMLRRSAWYRPEPVEEGYSFGDNEVFLLSYRARTRQGEIDLTDLEVRMLSLFFHREGEAIPRGEILESVWGYATDAETRTLDNFIVRLRKYFEPEPSRPVFFQTVRGVGYRFSKKP
- a CDS encoding sensor histidine kinase, with protein sequence MKMNRKLSNPLIALIGIQLIWVVMVVSWVYWFIGRNKEFKALALRYKPELVTHGVEWIVLVEGLLMAVAILAGVYVIFLYWRRQANLYLQQRSYISQLTHELKSPLASIQLHLETVKMRELPKEKLDGFLDTMLSDTERLNILISNLLMATRIEFRQLGEKAKQIDFSGFVTSYLESKNGDLPEGGKLTVEIEPNITATIDAEGMEMALRNLFENALLYSPVSPEIRVSLKRSASGRQCVLDFQDNGKGLGNDELEKIFEMFYRVRTPGENIRGTGLGLYIVRSVVNAHGGKISVESPGPGKGCTFHITLPLQGRQQRG
- a CDS encoding NAD(P)H-dependent flavin oxidoreductase; this translates as MFKPLRIGKHEARYPLIQGGMGVRISAGSLAGHVAKCGGVGLVASPGITLNSEFFDGKNYLKSNAQALKDEIRKAYEIAPDGIIGVNVMVALTDYEELVVASVEAGAKVLVCGAGLPLTLPGLTAHAPDVALIPIVSSVRAAQLIAKKWDKSYNRLPDAVVVEDPDTAGGHLGEKMENIGTGEYDQYETVRGVKEFFRSEYGLDIPIIAAGGIWDRADVEHALAEGADGVQMASRFVTTVECDAEDAFKQAYLDCKKEDIGLIMSPAGLPGRAILSNQQGIFDYDRDHSSVCSYGCLKKCSYRESGERFCIVKSLDRAQRGEVDSGLIFCGTNAWKANRMETVQEIFDEIFGAQGAVAEDKAA
- a CDS encoding ArsR/SmtB family transcription factor — protein: MLELFKALADPCRLRLVGVLLNAELTVQELTQIMGMGQSRISRHLKILAEAGVLAVKRQGTWSYYRAGDANPFFCAIRPEFERELEQLPERREDLAAVAQALEARRKRSQEFFDRHAAQWDLLSRTLLPVPEYQESLLDKVPEAAVLLEIGVGTGALLAELARRAGRVIGVDHSPAMLEEARRRLAKDGVQGAELRLGDMNHLPLADGGAGCVVANMVLHHAARPETVLAEIARVLAPQGTLLVADLARHEQEWAREQLADQWLGFEDGELKGWLKGAGFSGITIDRVSSGNGAEDVLLVQAVKA